One genomic segment of Candidatus Eremiobacterota bacterium includes these proteins:
- a CDS encoding tetratricopeptide repeat protein produces the protein MKHLSPMHGLFLLLSIGAESSALFLFMACYEHGAAGSAPPVILAHGAAALCAAIATFFHSPEKRRLALFAFVFLFTVPLAGYVALIQMLYGGSSEVSGLFIEYRRHVEAGMTRDPVHRKKVRKALSYLKEGYELEPLSTTLVDADPRTKLNIIKSLGKISGPETVRSLKSLIDDPHMDVRYFAGEEIAKIAEFYSIIIGEMKSEASRNPRDARVFAELGSLHLRHALSGLFEGAMKRSELERAAEALGRSIELKDEQYEAHFMMGRLLLFRGDIDDAVPHLRKAIVLKPGDIAALTVLAECFWEKRDFLSLNDSVKTIEAHIAGYKGDDKPDMEEFIASWKEGHGS, from the coding sequence TTGAAACATCTGTCTCCAATGCATGGACTATTTCTGCTCCTGAGCATAGGTGCCGAGAGCTCGGCCCTCTTTCTGTTCATGGCATGTTATGAACACGGTGCCGCCGGTTCAGCACCGCCGGTGATTCTGGCCCACGGTGCGGCAGCTCTCTGCGCCGCGATAGCAACCTTCTTTCACAGCCCTGAAAAAAGGCGCCTTGCCCTCTTTGCCTTTGTTTTTCTCTTTACCGTTCCGCTGGCAGGCTATGTGGCGCTCATACAGATGCTCTACGGGGGCTCCAGCGAGGTCTCCGGCCTTTTCATCGAGTACCGCCGCCACGTGGAAGCGGGGATGACAAGGGATCCGGTGCACCGCAAGAAGGTGAGGAAAGCGCTCTCGTACCTTAAGGAAGGCTATGAGCTTGAGCCCCTTTCCACGACGCTCGTGGATGCAGATCCAAGGACAAAGCTCAATATCATCAAGAGCCTCGGGAAGATTTCCGGCCCCGAGACCGTAAGGTCCCTCAAGTCTCTCATAGACGATCCCCACATGGATGTCCGGTATTTTGCCGGCGAGGAGATTGCCAAGATCGCAGAATTCTACAGCATCATCATAGGCGAGATGAAGAGCGAGGCATCCCGGAACCCCCGTGACGCCCGCGTTTTTGCGGAACTGGGGAGTCTTCACCTGCGCCACGCCCTTTCAGGCCTCTTTGAAGGTGCCATGAAGCGCTCCGAGCTTGAAAGGGCCGCCGAGGCGCTCGGGCGCTCCATTGAGCTCAAGGATGAACAGTATGAAGCCCACTTCATGATGGGGAGGCTTCTCCTCTTCAGAGGCGATATAGACGACGCAGTTCCCCACCTCAGGAAGGCAATTGTTTTGAAGCCCGGAGATATTGCGGCCCTCACGGTCCTCGCAGAGTGCTTCTGGGAGAAGAGGGATTTCCTCTCTCTCAATGATTCGGTAAAGACGATTGAAGCCCATATTGCCGGTTATAAGGGTGATGATAAGCCCGATATGGAGGAGTTCATCGCAAGCTGGAAGGAAGGTCATGGCAGCTAA
- a CDS encoding GAF domain-containing protein: protein MASERLLNALRSPVFKEITIISLLAFGLNITLLPADPGYHLLQAYFINPYLLIVLLSAVRYGTAWGNYSAALCSLFYILTPPVKPAEVFSHLPVVAVFFLMILIFGHIHDRFAQRQREQELEMEESRGRYQELNEQFQIISFLKENYEKKILTRATTLSDIYMDAEKMQNLDMDVLYREILEVLRKYLEVQKCRIYLLEGTTLRLKHALGYMDFEEKPPETIEVSQAPYQMACERGKLVSIRDDQLREAILSRTPIYTAPLKRSNETVLGVITIDSLSMLRFTGVTKKSFSLVANWAARAIENALSYKTSEGRRIVDPDLGVFRPHYFMLRLEEAILQSRRSNITCTVATLGILDWDKVLEKHRKPTLKFLARVLMQTMREFDILSYFEEEQQFCLMMVQIPEEEFFDLLKAMSVEIKSFGLKPYEDERSLALELRFLSEIAAMDSPEAVLESLKGETSQKALIPFL from the coding sequence GTGGCATCAGAAAGATTGCTCAATGCTCTCAGAAGCCCGGTCTTTAAAGAGATTACCATAATCTCGCTTCTTGCATTCGGGCTCAATATCACGCTTCTGCCCGCCGATCCAGGCTATCATCTTCTGCAGGCTTACTTCATAAACCCCTATCTGCTGATAGTCCTGCTCTCGGCGGTCCGCTACGGCACGGCCTGGGGAAACTACAGCGCCGCCCTGTGCTCCCTCTTTTATATTCTCACTCCCCCGGTGAAGCCCGCCGAGGTCTTCTCTCATCTGCCCGTCGTAGCGGTATTCTTTCTGATGATCCTCATATTCGGCCATATCCATGACCGCTTTGCCCAGAGGCAGCGGGAGCAGGAGCTCGAGATGGAGGAAAGCCGCGGCAGATACCAGGAGCTCAACGAGCAGTTCCAGATCATATCCTTTTTAAAGGAGAACTACGAGAAAAAAATACTCACCCGCGCCACGACCCTTTCCGATATCTATATGGATGCGGAAAAGATGCAGAACCTGGACATGGATGTCCTTTACAGGGAGATACTGGAGGTGCTCAGGAAGTATCTCGAGGTGCAGAAATGCAGGATTTACCTCCTCGAAGGCACGACGCTCCGCCTGAAGCATGCCCTTGGTTACATGGATTTCGAGGAGAAGCCCCCTGAAACCATTGAGGTCTCCCAGGCGCCCTACCAGATGGCATGCGAGCGGGGGAAGCTTGTGAGCATAAGGGACGATCAGCTCAGGGAGGCCATCCTCTCCAGGACGCCCATCTATACCGCCCCTCTCAAGAGAAGCAACGAGACTGTCTTAGGAGTCATCACAATTGATTCTCTCAGCATGCTCCGCTTCACCGGCGTCACAAAGAAAAGCTTCTCCCTCGTGGCCAACTGGGCCGCAAGGGCCATAGAAAATGCTCTTTCCTACAAGACAAGCGAGGGGCGGAGAATTGTGGACCCCGATCTCGGCGTTTTCCGTCCCCATTATTTCATGCTCAGGCTTGAGGAGGCCATCCTTCAGTCCCGCAGGTCAAACATCACCTGTACCGTCGCCACTTTAGGCATACTTGACTGGGACAAGGTTCTGGAGAAGCACAGGAAGCCAACGCTCAAGTTTCTTGCCAGGGTTCTTATGCAGACCATGAGGGAATTTGATATTCTCTCCTATTTTGAAGAAGAGCAACAGTTTTGCCTTATGATGGTGCAGATCCCCGAGGAGGAGTTCTTCGACCTCCTGAAAGCAATGAGCGTGGAAATCAAGTCCTTCGGCCTGAAGCCTTATGAAGACGAGAGAAGTCTCGCGCTTGAGCTCCGCTTTCTGAGTGAGATAGCGGCTATGGACTCGCCTGAGGCGGTCCTCGAAAGCCTTAAGGGTGAGACTTCCCAGAAGGCCCTTATTCCCTTTCTGTAA
- a CDS encoding response regulator, which produces MDKKRLLIADDAMEIRMLVRAMLAADYEIIEATDGEEAVKAAVEKMPEIVLMDIMMPVLDGIQATLMIKNNPKTKDIPVIMLTALSDSDSVLTSYDYGADHYLVKPFDRAKLLKAIDIVEKPKERNL; this is translated from the coding sequence ATGGACAAGAAGAGACTGCTTATTGCCGATGATGCGATGGAGATAAGGATGCTGGTAAGGGCCATGCTCGCGGCGGACTATGAAATCATCGAGGCCACCGATGGAGAAGAGGCCGTGAAGGCCGCTGTTGAAAAGATGCCGGAAATTGTGCTTATGGATATCATGATGCCGGTGCTGGACGGTATCCAGGCGACCCTCATGATCAAGAACAACCCGAAGACGAAGGACATCCCGGTGATTATGCTCACGGCCCTCTCGGATTCAGACTCGGTACTCACCAGTTATGACTACGGCGCCGATCATTACCTTGTGAAGCCCTTTGACCGCGCCAAGCTCCTCAAAGCCATCGATATCGTGGAAAAACCAAAGGAAAGGAATCTTTAA
- a CDS encoding acetyl-CoA carboxylase carboxyltransferase subunit alpha has product MKKTKPASLPKKITCKACAHEMEEDEFIAALMVCPSCHKHFHISAKDRIEHMVDGGTFKEWFREMTSVDPLHFVDRVSYKERLLDAYRKTGLKEAVIVGRGKIAGKPAVFCFLDFEFMGGTMGSVVGEKIMRAFLKALELRLPVVSIVSSGGARMQEGMLSLMQMAKTSAAVAQHHREGLLYISVQTHPTTGGISASFSSLGDIIIAEPGALIGFVGPRVIEQTLGEKLPPESHSAEFLMSRGMIDLIVPRHDLKRTVSHLISHLTHLPAVHIHGKFPHPAASREMADAWNLVKLARHRDRPSSLFYIHRMIENFVELHGDCYFGDDHAIVGGVGEIEGNPCMVIAQEKGRTEEEKVFRRQGMAYPEGYRKAARLMNLAAKFHVPLITFIDTPGAYPGFEAEMRGIAKALAESLFTMSSLPVPVISVVIGEGGSGGALALALANRVLMQANAIYSVISPEGASAILWGDATKAQELAPYLKLTAHELKELEVIDEVIPEPGEGAHQAPDEAARLVKERILFHLFDLSRQTPKKLVRERFEKYRSMGETGVYWQELIKRELQIGIDKISKGWSSIWHKERFMVSTEDKGE; this is encoded by the coding sequence ATGAAAAAAACCAAGCCCGCCTCCCTCCCGAAGAAAATCACCTGCAAGGCCTGCGCCCATGAGATGGAGGAAGATGAGTTCATTGCGGCCCTTATGGTGTGCCCGTCCTGCCACAAGCATTTTCATATCTCTGCCAAGGACCGCATCGAGCACATGGTGGATGGAGGGACCTTCAAGGAGTGGTTCAGGGAGATGACAAGCGTCGATCCCCTCCATTTCGTTGACCGTGTCTCTTACAAGGAGAGGCTTCTTGACGCGTATAGAAAGACAGGCCTCAAGGAGGCTGTCATAGTGGGGCGGGGAAAGATCGCCGGAAAACCGGCCGTGTTCTGTTTCCTGGACTTTGAGTTCATGGGCGGCACGATGGGATCCGTTGTGGGAGAGAAGATTATGAGGGCTTTTTTAAAGGCTCTGGAGCTTCGCCTCCCCGTCGTAAGCATCGTGTCGAGCGGCGGTGCCCGCATGCAGGAAGGGATGCTCTCCCTGATGCAGATGGCCAAGACTTCGGCGGCGGTGGCGCAGCATCACCGTGAAGGGCTTCTTTATATCTCGGTGCAGACCCATCCCACGACGGGCGGCATCTCCGCCTCCTTCTCCTCCCTTGGCGATATCATAATCGCTGAGCCTGGCGCCCTGATAGGTTTTGTAGGCCCGCGGGTGATTGAGCAGACCCTCGGGGAAAAGCTCCCCCCCGAATCACATTCCGCCGAGTTCCTCATGTCCCGCGGAATGATCGATCTCATCGTGCCCCGCCATGACCTGAAGAGGACAGTCTCCCATCTCATAAGCCACCTTACCCACCTTCCTGCGGTCCACATCCATGGAAAGTTCCCGCATCCCGCGGCAAGCCGTGAAATGGCTGATGCCTGGAATCTGGTGAAGCTCGCCCGCCATCGCGACCGCCCATCATCGCTCTTTTACATCCACAGAATGATAGAAAATTTCGTGGAGCTTCATGGAGACTGCTATTTTGGCGATGACCACGCCATTGTAGGCGGAGTGGGCGAGATCGAAGGGAATCCCTGCATGGTGATTGCCCAGGAAAAGGGGAGGACAGAGGAAGAGAAGGTATTCCGGCGCCAGGGGATGGCCTACCCTGAAGGGTACAGGAAAGCAGCGCGGCTTATGAATCTTGCAGCGAAATTCCATGTGCCCCTCATCACTTTCATCGATACCCCGGGCGCATACCCGGGCTTCGAAGCCGAGATGAGGGGTATTGCGAAAGCTCTTGCAGAGAGCCTTTTCACCATGTCGTCACTCCCGGTGCCTGTCATAAGCGTGGTCATTGGCGAGGGGGGAAGCGGTGGCGCCCTGGCCCTTGCCCTGGCCAACAGGGTCCTCATGCAGGCCAATGCCATCTATTCGGTCATATCCCCGGAGGGAGCCTCGGCGATCCTCTGGGGTGACGCCACGAAGGCCCAGGAGCTTGCACCATACCTGAAGCTCACCGCTCACGAGTTGAAAGAGCTTGAGGTGATAGACGAGGTGATCCCTGAACCGGGTGAGGGGGCTCACCAGGCGCCCGATGAGGCGGCAAGACTGGTGAAAGAGCGGATTCTCTTCCATCTTTTTGATCTGAGCCGCCAGACGCCAAAAAAGCTCGTCAGGGAGCGTTTTGAGAAATACCGCAGCATGGGAGAGACGGGGGTGTACTGGCAGGAGCTGATAAAGCGTGAGCTCCAGATCGGCATCGATAAGATTTCAAAGGGATGGAGCTCCATATGGCACAAAGAGCGCTTCATGGTAAGTACCGAAGACAAGGGGGAATGA
- a CDS encoding VWA domain-containing protein, which produces MKRRFTGAFVGGLIALCLLVTGCPAPQQPVPPASPQVTASAVQTTTEATPSAAPTPAKTPPQGKVKSTPSQQGQKGGKCVDLVICLDTSNSMDALINSAKQKLWDIVNEVAELKPTPKLRVALISYGNDGYDTQKGWIRIDSDFSTNLDTINEKLFALHTNGGTEYVTGAVSAALKKLSWTDDKGSLRMVFVAGNEPATQDPKITIGNVTSEALQRDVVVNAIYCGAPESGEAQGWRDVAVKGGGSFFAINQEAGTVVVNTPYDQQLSQLSGDLNSTYVAYGPQGGAAIMNQAAQDSNSQKMSGYAGASRAKAKVSEVYNNKEWDLVDASKEGSFKLEAVKKQDLPAPMQQMNNEEQKKYIEKMAAKRKDLQQQIKDLSAKRDEYIKGQKKTSKTGDSFDAAVKQSIQDEAVKKGFSTAP; this is translated from the coding sequence ATGAAAAGAAGATTCACGGGAGCATTTGTGGGAGGGCTCATTGCACTCTGTCTGCTGGTCACCGGGTGCCCCGCCCCGCAGCAGCCGGTCCCGCCTGCCTCGCCGCAGGTCACCGCTTCAGCAGTCCAGACAACCACTGAGGCCACGCCAAGCGCGGCGCCTACCCCTGCCAAGACTCCCCCGCAGGGAAAAGTGAAATCCACCCCGTCTCAGCAGGGCCAGAAGGGCGGGAAATGCGTCGATCTCGTCATCTGCCTCGACACTTCGAACAGCATGGACGCCCTTATCAACTCGGCCAAGCAGAAGCTCTGGGATATCGTGAACGAGGTGGCGGAACTCAAGCCGACTCCGAAGCTCCGCGTTGCCCTTATCAGCTATGGAAATGACGGGTATGACACGCAGAAAGGCTGGATCCGCATAGATTCCGACTTCAGCACCAACCTTGACACAATAAACGAGAAGCTTTTCGCCCTTCACACCAACGGCGGAACCGAGTACGTGACAGGCGCCGTGTCGGCTGCCCTCAAAAAGCTCTCCTGGACCGACGACAAGGGGAGCCTGCGCATGGTCTTCGTGGCAGGGAATGAGCCAGCCACCCAGGACCCCAAGATCACCATAGGCAATGTCACCAGCGAGGCGCTCCAGAGGGACGTGGTGGTGAACGCCATTTACTGCGGAGCCCCTGAAAGCGGTGAAGCCCAGGGATGGCGCGACGTGGCGGTAAAGGGCGGCGGCTCCTTCTTTGCCATTAACCAGGAAGCGGGAACAGTGGTAGTCAACACACCTTACGACCAGCAGCTTTCCCAGCTCAGCGGCGATCTCAACTCGACGTACGTGGCCTACGGTCCCCAGGGAGGGGCGGCGATAATGAACCAGGCCGCACAGGATTCCAACTCGCAGAAAATGAGCGGCTATGCCGGCGCGAGCAGAGCCAAGGCCAAGGTCTCGGAAGTTTACAACAACAAGGAATGGGATCTGGTGGACGCGAGCAAGGAAGGCAGCTTCAAGCTTGAAGCGGTGAAGAAACAGGACCTTCCCGCGCCGATGCAGCAGATGAACAATGAAGAGCAGAAGAAATACATTGAAAAGATGGCGGCAAAGAGAAAGGATCTCCAGCAGCAGATCAAGGATCTCTCTGCAAAGCGCGACGAATACATCAAGGGCCAGAAGAAAACCAGCAAGACCGGCGACAGCTTTGATGCCGCCGTGAAGCAGTCCATCCAGGACGAGGCCGTCAAGAAAGGCTTCTCCACGGCACCATAA
- the selA gene encoding L-seryl-tRNA(Sec) selenium transferase, with protein sequence MSVKAPQEMNNHSILAQVPSVDLLLRREEIEGLLQRHPRYFVLKGIREVLEEVRRELRAGSAQQGGAGTPGEEEIVARVQARVKKITRPGLRRVINAAGIILHTGMGRAVLPKAAVEALKIMEGYVNVQVDLRTGKRSQRDYFVETMLCELTGAEAATVVNNNAAATMLALNALGEGKEAIVSRGQLIEIGGSFRLPEVMQTSGVIMKEVGTTNRTHLKDYEQAITPSTALIFRAHPSNYRIQGFTHQPELKDLVVLAKKHNVAVVDDLGAGAFMELSHFGFSDEPLVQKSIKDGADLVLFSGDKLLGGPQAGIIVGKKALIQKIRKNPLSRVLRVCKLTLCALEATLTLHFDRDLLIRENPLYTLLARDIGALESRAQALAGRLRECAPRFTCEVLDDISFMGSGSLPMEDIKTKVVAVTPPGGDCEKLAQALRESEVPVFTRISEQQILLDMRTLLEGEDELIARAFQEIDRTWSSP encoded by the coding sequence ATGTCAGTTAAAGCGCCCCAGGAAATGAACAACCACTCCATACTGGCCCAGGTGCCTTCTGTCGATCTGCTCCTGAGGCGCGAGGAGATAGAAGGCCTTCTTCAACGCCACCCCCGCTATTTTGTCCTGAAAGGCATAAGGGAGGTCCTCGAAGAGGTGAGGCGCGAGCTCAGGGCAGGTTCTGCGCAGCAGGGAGGCGCCGGAACCCCGGGCGAAGAGGAGATCGTGGCGCGGGTGCAGGCCAGGGTAAAGAAGATCACCAGGCCCGGGCTGAGAAGGGTGATCAATGCCGCGGGCATTATTCTTCACACGGGAATGGGAAGGGCGGTGCTGCCCAAGGCCGCCGTGGAAGCTCTCAAGATCATGGAAGGTTATGTAAACGTGCAGGTGGACCTCCGCACGGGGAAGCGCTCCCAGCGCGATTACTTCGTGGAGACCATGCTCTGCGAGCTTACGGGGGCAGAGGCCGCCACGGTGGTCAACAACAATGCCGCCGCCACGATGCTCGCCCTCAATGCCCTTGGAGAGGGGAAAGAGGCCATCGTATCCCGCGGGCAACTCATTGAAATCGGCGGCTCCTTCCGCCTTCCCGAGGTCATGCAGACAAGCGGCGTGATTATGAAAGAGGTGGGCACCACCAACAGGACTCATCTCAAGGATTATGAGCAGGCCATCACGCCCTCGACGGCCCTTATCTTCAGGGCCCATCCCTCCAATTACCGCATTCAGGGATTCACGCACCAGCCGGAGCTCAAGGATCTGGTGGTTCTTGCGAAAAAGCACAATGTGGCCGTCGTTGATGACCTGGGTGCCGGCGCCTTCATGGAGCTCTCCCATTTCGGCTTTTCCGATGAGCCTCTTGTGCAGAAAAGCATAAAAGACGGCGCTGACCTTGTCCTTTTCAGCGGCGACAAGCTTCTAGGAGGCCCCCAGGCCGGCATCATCGTGGGGAAAAAGGCTCTTATCCAGAAAATAAGGAAGAACCCTCTCTCAAGGGTCCTCAGGGTGTGCAAGCTCACGCTCTGCGCCCTTGAAGCGACGCTCACCCTTCACTTCGACCGCGATCTCCTCATAAGGGAGAATCCTCTCTATACCCTTCTTGCCAGGGATATAGGCGCCCTTGAAAGCCGGGCCCAGGCGCTTGCCGGCAGGCTCAGGGAATGCGCCCCCCGGTTCACCTGTGAGGTTCTTGATGACATTTCCTTCATGGGAAGCGGGAGCCTGCCCATGGAGGATATCAAGACCAAGGTTGTTGCCGTGACGCCCCCGGGGGGAGACTGCGAGAAGCTTGCCCAGGCCCTCAGGGAGAGCGAAGTCCCGGTCTTCACAAGAATAAGTGAGCAACAGATCCTCCTTGACATGCGTACTCTGCTGGAAGGTGAGGACGAGCTTATCGCCAGGGCTTTTCAGGAGATAGACCGCACATGGTCCTCTCCTTGA
- a CDS encoding FHA domain-containing protein codes for MAEKYVLETEMLNGVYDGTRHRFTVLPVTIGRASENNIAIPFDTAASRAHARIISGEVKNTYFILDQNSTNGTFVNENFVKDQAVLRAGDIIKIGDTLIKCITVG; via the coding sequence ATGGCGGAGAAATATGTCCTTGAGACAGAAATGCTCAATGGAGTCTATGACGGCACGCGGCACAGGTTCACCGTGCTCCCGGTGACAATCGGGAGAGCTTCGGAGAACAATATCGCCATCCCCTTCGATACTGCCGCCTCCCGTGCCCATGCGAGAATAATATCGGGCGAAGTGAAAAACACCTATTTCATCTTAGATCAGAACAGCACCAACGGCACCTTTGTCAATGAGAATTTTGTGAAGGATCAGGCAGTGTTGAGGGCGGGGGACATTATCAAGATCGGTGATACTCTGATAAAGTGTATTACCGTGGGATAG